The Podarcis muralis chromosome 10, rPodMur119.hap1.1, whole genome shotgun sequence genome includes a region encoding these proteins:
- the LOC144329026 gene encoding putative cation-transporting ATPase 13A5 yields MLLVAFSVSFFMEDGILQNHRLWLLIKALFRFRSSSQYRKLQWQLEEDAKWPPTSQKDFAEEPKSGAYVNPVYDEAGEN; encoded by the exons atgctgctggtGGCCTTCTCCGTCTCGTTCTTCATGGAG GATGGCATCCTGCAGAACCACCGCCTCTGGCTTCTGATCAAGGCCCTCTTCCGCTTCCGCTCCTCCAGCCAGTACCGGAAgctgcagtggcagctggaggaggaCGCAAAGTGGCCGCCCACCAGTCAGAAGGACTTTGCAGAAGAGCCCAAGAGTGGCGCTTACGTCAACCCCGTCTATGATGAGGCGGGAGAGAACTAG